The DNA segment TGGCCCTGCTCGGCGTCGACGACCCCGAGCACCGCACACAGCGCCGGATGATGGTCCCGTCGTTCACGCTCAGGCGGGCGACCGAACTGCGGCCACAGATCCAGCGGACCGTCGACGCGCTGCTGGACGCGATGATCGAGAAGGGACCGCCGGCCGACCTGGTCTCCGCCTTCGCGCTGCCCGTGCCCTCGATGGTCATCTGCCATCTGCTCGGGGTGCCGTACGCCGATCACGAGTTCTTCGAGGCGCAGTCCCGCAAGCTGCTGCGCGGCCCGGAGGCGGCCGACACCCTGGAGGCGCGCGCCCGGCTGGAGGCCTACCTCGGCGATCTCATCGACGAGAAGGCCGCGGCGCCCGAGCCCGGCACCGGCGTCCTGGACGATCTCGTCCACAACCAGCTGCGCGACGGCACCGTGGACCGTGCCGAAGTGATCTCGCTGGCCGTCATCCTGCTGGTCGCCGGCCACGAGACGACCGCCAACATGATCTCCCTCGGCACCTTCACCCTGCTCCAGCACCCCGAACGGCTGGCCGAGCTGCGCGCCGACGCGGCGCTGCTGCCCTCCGCCGTCGAGGAGCTGATGCGCATGCTGTCGATCGCCGACGGGCTGCTGCGCGTCGCCCTGGAGGACATCGAGGTCGACGGCACCACGATCCGGGCCGGCGAGGGCGTACTCTTCGCGACCTCGGTGATCAACCGCGACGCGTCCGTGTACGACGATCCCGACGCCCTGGACTGGCACCGCCCCGCCCGCCATCACGTCGCCTTCGGCTTCGGCATCCACCAGTGCCTGGGGCAGAACCTGGCGCGCACGGAACTGGAGATCGCGCTCGGCAGCCTCTTCGCCCGTCTGCCGGACCTCCGGCTGGCGGCGCCGCCGCAGGAGATCCCCTTCAAACCCGGCGACACGATCCAGGGGATGCTGGAACTCCCCGTGACTTGGTAAGAGGCTCTGCCCATGCATATCGACATCGACAAGGAACGCTGCATCGGCGCGGGCCAGTGCGCGCTGACCGCGCCCGGCGTGTTCACCCAGGACGACGACGGCTACAGCACGGTGCTTCCCGGCCGTGAGGACGGCGCCGGCGAACCCCTGGCGCGGGAGGCGGCCCGCGCCTGCCCGGTGGGCGCCATCAGCGTCACGGACGGCTGAGCCCCGGAGCACCGGGTGCGCCGGGTGCACCCGGCGAGGGCGGCGGATCCGGTGCGCCCGAGCGCCCCACGCACTCGGCGGGTCCGGTGTGCCCGGAGAGCCCGGTGCGGGCCGGCCGCCGTGCCGTCAGTAGGGTTCCCGGATGACCGAACACGCCGGGAACCCCTTCCTGTACGTCGTCGTCTGCGCGGCCGGGATCGCCGACGGCGTCGGCACCCTGATCACGGCCGCCCAGGAGCGGAACTGGGAGGTCGGCGT comes from the Streptomyces sp. NBC_00820 genome and includes:
- a CDS encoding cytochrome P450, producing MTELTDTTGPATPAEPVAFPQDRTCPYDPPTGYDPVRDGRPLSRVTLFDGREAWLVTAHATARALLVDPRLSTDRCRPDFPAPTARFAAVRDRRVALLGVDDPEHRTQRRMMVPSFTLRRATELRPQIQRTVDALLDAMIEKGPPADLVSAFALPVPSMVICHLLGVPYADHEFFEAQSRKLLRGPEAADTLEARARLEAYLGDLIDEKAAAPEPGTGVLDDLVHNQLRDGTVDRAEVISLAVILLVAGHETTANMISLGTFTLLQHPERLAELRADAALLPSAVEELMRMLSIADGLLRVALEDIEVDGTTIRAGEGVLFATSVINRDASVYDDPDALDWHRPARHHVAFGFGIHQCLGQNLARTELEIALGSLFARLPDLRLAAPPQEIPFKPGDTIQGMLELPVTW
- a CDS encoding ferredoxin, which translates into the protein MHIDIDKERCIGAGQCALTAPGVFTQDDDGYSTVLPGREDGAGEPLAREAARACPVGAISVTDG